The Primulina eburnea isolate SZY01 chromosome 13, ASM2296580v1, whole genome shotgun sequence genome includes a region encoding these proteins:
- the LOC140809258 gene encoding BURP domain protein USPL1-like, protein MASLFGSLIFLLCSLLSLQRCLQLSEAHVKDLHKHVPFDHMRAATDHGDNHLQSRVENGDENQGVDPEMNVFFHHDDLVIGKRIPIYFPRKDPPSASPRFLSREESDSIPFSTAQFPEILEFFSFPSDSKQAKAMKMTLHHCEAKPIRGETKICATSLESMLDFVNSVFGPGSKFKVLNTEYLNESISTLQNYTVHDDPSEIPASELVSCHRLPYPYAVFYCHAQVGDNVLYKVLVEGDDGGKVEAGAICHMDTSQWDPKHAGFRVLKTRPGAAPVCHFFPIDSLVFIPKSS, encoded by the exons ATGGCTTCCCTGTTCGGTTCGCTCATCTTCCTCCTCTGTTCCCTGCTTTCGCTTCAg CGCTGTCTCCAATTATCCGAAGCACACGTGAAAGATTTGCACAAACATGTACCTTTTGATCACATGAGAGCTGCGACGGATCATGGAGATAACCATCTTCAATCACGGGTCGAAAACGGAGACGAAAATCAAGGCGTGGATCCTGAGATGAACGTGTTTTTTCACCACGATGATCTCGTGATCGGGAAAAGGATTCCCATCTATTTTCCAAGAAAAGACCCCCCGTCAGCTTCTCCCCGTTTTCTTTCCAGGGAGGAATCCGACTCCATTCCTTTCTCCACAGCCCAATTCCCCGAAATTCTCGAATTTTTCTCGTTCCCATCGGATTCCAAACAAGCGAAAGCCATGAAGATGACTCTTCACCACTGTGAAGCTAAACCGATCAGAGGCGAGACTAAAATCTGCGCCACTTCTCTAGAATCCATGTTGGATTTCGTTAACTCCGTGTTCGGGCCCGGTTCGAAGTTCAAGGTATTGAATACCGAGTACCTGAATGAATCGATCTCCACTTTGCAGAACTACACAGTCCATGACGACCCGTCGGAGATTCCGGCTTCGGAACTGGTTTCGTGCCACAGATTgccgtacccttacgcggtttTCTACTGCCATGCTCAGGTCGGAGACAACGTGCTTTACAAGGTCCTGGTGGAAGGGGACGACGGTGGAAAAGTGGAAGCTGGGGCGATCTGCCATATGGATACCTCGCAGTGGGATCCGAAGCATGCCGGCTTTCGGGTTCTGAAAACTCGGCCGGGTGCGGCGCCTGTGTGCCATTTCTTCCCGATCGATAGTCTTGTATTTATTCCTAAGTCAAGTTGA
- the LOC140809112 gene encoding LOW QUALITY PROTEIN: ATP-dependent Clp protease proteolytic subunit 6, chloroplastic-like (The sequence of the model RefSeq protein was modified relative to this genomic sequence to represent the inferred CDS: deleted 1 base in 1 codon), translated as MDVNDFQFIYNGVIEAKKGNPPIMPVVITPGGPLDLYTVLFRNRIIFIGQPVNSQVAQRVISQLVTLATIDELSDILIYLNCPGGSTYSILAIYDCMSWIKPKVGTVCFGVAASTGALLLAGGEKGMRYAMPNARIMVHQPQSGCGCHVEDARRQVNEAVQSRLKLDKVYAAFTGRTLDLIFIALIHLLFHIFR; from the exons ATGGATGTAAATGATTTTCAGTTCATATA TAATGGGGTTATAGAAGCCAAAAAGGGGAACCCACCCATCATGCCCGTGGTAATA ACCCCAGGTGGACCTTTGGATCTTTATACAGTATTGTTCAGAAATCGTATAATCTTCATTGGGCAGCCAGTTAACTCGCAGGTGGCTCAACGAGTTATATCACAACTAGTAACTTTGGCGACAATCGATGAACTATCAGATATTTTG ATTTATCTGAATTGCCCGGGTGGCAGCACCTACTCTATCTTAGCAATATATGACTGCATGTCCTGG ATTAAGCCCAAGGTTGGTACAGTATGTTTTGGAGTAGCTGCAAGTACAGGTGCGCTTCTTCTTGCTGGTGGAGAAAAGGGAATGCGGTATGCGATGCCAAATGCCCGTATTATGGTACATCAACCCCAAAGTGGGTGTGGG TGTCATGTGGAAGATGCACGTCGCCAAGTAAATGAAGCAGTTCAATCCCGCCTT AAACTTGACAAAGTGTATGCTGCATTTACTGGGCGAACTCTTGATCTTATTTTTATCGCTTTAATTCATTTGTTGTTTCATATATTTAGATAA
- the LOC140808914 gene encoding uncharacterized protein isoform X2, with the protein MLPDWLDLKFSQCHIIGLRFLWLVMHQIVSIWYFLLSLVNALESFLISSGFLKSYRDLDISKVQYLAIVIDSEEAAHTTKVLHLLRWLEAIGIKKVCLYDTEGVLKESKEALTLWLKSEKISKETTSDPLLEQKYMSLEVISFSDGKHAVAKAANFLLEKYYSSPGTEKPKLTESDMTVALGAIGYGEPEPDLMLIYGPARCHLGFPAWRIRYAEMVYMGPLKSMKFGSLIKAIYRFTRVRQNYGK; encoded by the exons ATGCTTCCGGATTGGCTCG ATCTAAAATTCTCTCAGTGTCACATTATCGGGCTACGTTTTCTCTGGCTCGTTATGCATCAGATCGTGAGTATATGGTACTTCTTGTTGAGTCTGGTCAACGCACTCGAGAGTTTTCTTATCTCCAGTGGCTTCCTGAAGAGTTATAGAGATCTTGACATCAGTAAAGTTCAGTACCTGGCAATTGTAATAGATAGTGAAGAAGCCGCTCACACTACAAAAGTTCTGCACCTATTGAGGTGGCTTGAAGCTATTGGAATAAAGAAAGTTTGTCTATATGATACAGAAG GAGTGCTGAAGGAATCTAAAGAAGCCCTCACTCTGTGGTTGAAAAGTGAAAAGATCTCCAAG GAAACTACGAGTGACCCACTTCTTGAGCAGAAATATATGAGTTTGGAAGTCATTTCTTTTTCAGATGGGAAACATGCAGTTGCCAAAGCTGCTAATTTTCTTCTAGAGAAGTATTATTCGAGTCCCGGTACTGAGAAGCCAAAATTGACGGAATCTGATATGACCGTTGCTCTTGGAGCGATAG GTTATGGGGAACCAGAACCTGATCTCATGTTGATTTATGGGCCCGCAAGATGTCACCTGGGATTTCCAGCTTGGAGAATTCGTTATGCTGAGATGGT GTACATGGGACCATTGAAGTCTATGAAATTCGGTTCCCTCATAAAAGCCATTTATAGGTTCACAAGGGTCCGTCAAAACTACG GTAAATGA
- the LOC140808914 gene encoding uncharacterized protein isoform X1 encodes MLKVDFVRLVVFLRWIESAILDLGDEMQKVCFRIGSCHIIGLRFLWLVMHQIVSIWYFLLSLVNALESFLISSGFLKSYRDLDISKVQYLAIVIDSEEAAHTTKVLHLLRWLEAIGIKKVCLYDTEGVLKESKEALTLWLKSEKISKETTSDPLLEQKYMSLEVISFSDGKHAVAKAANFLLEKYYSSPGTEKPKLTESDMTVALGAIGYGEPEPDLMLIYGPARCHLGFPAWRIRYAEMVYMGPLKSMKFGSLIKAIYRFTRVRQNYGK; translated from the exons ATGCTGAAGGTTGACTTCGTTCGTTTGGTCGTGTTCCTTCGGTGGATTGAATCGGC AATCTTGGACTTAGGGGATGAAATGCAGAAGGTATGCTTCCGGATTGGCTCG TGTCACATTATCGGGCTACGTTTTCTCTGGCTCGTTATGCATCAGATCGTGAGTATATGGTACTTCTTGTTGAGTCTGGTCAACGCACTCGAGAGTTTTCTTATCTCCAGTGGCTTCCTGAAGAGTTATAGAGATCTTGACATCAGTAAAGTTCAGTACCTGGCAATTGTAATAGATAGTGAAGAAGCCGCTCACACTACAAAAGTTCTGCACCTATTGAGGTGGCTTGAAGCTATTGGAATAAAGAAAGTTTGTCTATATGATACAGAAG GAGTGCTGAAGGAATCTAAAGAAGCCCTCACTCTGTGGTTGAAAAGTGAAAAGATCTCCAAG GAAACTACGAGTGACCCACTTCTTGAGCAGAAATATATGAGTTTGGAAGTCATTTCTTTTTCAGATGGGAAACATGCAGTTGCCAAAGCTGCTAATTTTCTTCTAGAGAAGTATTATTCGAGTCCCGGTACTGAGAAGCCAAAATTGACGGAATCTGATATGACCGTTGCTCTTGGAGCGATAG GTTATGGGGAACCAGAACCTGATCTCATGTTGATTTATGGGCCCGCAAGATGTCACCTGGGATTTCCAGCTTGGAGAATTCGTTATGCTGAGATGGT GTACATGGGACCATTGAAGTCTATGAAATTCGGTTCCCTCATAAAAGCCATTTATAGGTTCACAAGGGTCCGTCAAAACTACG GTAAATGA
- the LOC140809034 gene encoding LOW QUALITY PROTEIN: polyol transporter 5-like (The sequence of the model RefSeq protein was modified relative to this genomic sequence to represent the inferred CDS: inserted 1 base in 1 codon) has protein sequence MMADGKHGVSSGHVQPIPAFDPPAKPKRNKYALACSFLASMTSILLGYDIGVMSGAILYIRKTIPMSDVQKEVIMGILNLYSLLGSAAAGRTSDWIGRRYTIIFAGAIFFAGALLMGFATNYAFLMVGRFVAGIGVGYALMIAPVYTAEVAPASSRGFLTSFPEVFINFGILLGYVSNYGFSKLPTNIGWRFMLGVGAIPSVFIAAAVLAMPXSPRWLVMQGRLSDAKRVLDKTSDSPEESKLRLDDIKQAAGIPENCNDDIVSVPKKHHGEGVWRELLLHPTPAVRHILMCGVGIHFFQQASGIDSVVLYSPDIFEKAGIKKDTDKLLATMAVGFTKTMFILVATFMLDKIGRRPLLLSSVAGMILSLVGLATGLTIISNSDHRMIWAIALCIGSVLAYVALFSIGMGPITWVYSSEIFPLKLRAQGCSMGVAVNRVTSGVISMTFLSLSHAVTIGGAFFLYAGIACLAWVFFYTLLPETRGKTLEEMESLFGTFFRWRTTRRALNQKKDEANGQIQMENSYQK, from the exons ATGATGGCCGACGGTAAACATGGTGTCTCCTCCGGCCATGTTCAACCCATCCCGGCTTTCGACCCACCAGCGAAACCGAAGAGAAACAAGTATGCTTTGGCATGCTCTTTCTTAGCCTCCATGACCTCCATCTTACTTGGATATG atATAGGAGTGATGAGTGGAGCCATACTCTACATCCGGAAGACCATTCCCATGAGTGACGTGCAAAAAGAAGTGATAATGGGGATTCTGAACCTGTACTCTCTCCTCGGCTCTGCCGCAGCCGGCCGCACTTCCGACTGGATCGGCCGTCGCTACACCATAATATTCGCCGGAGCAATATTCTTCGCCGGCGCCCTGCTCATGGGATTTGCCACCAACTACGCCTTCCTCATGGTGGGTCGGTTTGTGGCTGGCATAGGTGTCGGCTACGCCTTGATGATTGCACCGGTGTACACGGCGGAGGTTGCGCCGGCATCCTCCCGGGGCTTCCTCACTTCTTTCCCGGAAGTGTTCATCAATTTTG GTATACTTCTTGGCTACGTCTCTAATTATGGATTCTCAAAGCTCCCAACGAACATAGGGTGGCGATTCATGCTTGGAGTCGGcgcgatcccctctgtattcaTTGCCGCAGCCGTCCTCGCCATGC AGTCGCCGCGTTGGCTCGTAATGCAAGGCCGACTCAGCGACGCTAAACGAGTGCTCGACAAAACCTCCGATTCGCCGGAAGAATCCAAATTAAGACTAGATGACATCAAACAAGCAGCTGGAATACCTGAGAACTGCAACGACGACATCGTTTCAGTCCCCAAAAAGCACCATGGAGAAGGTGTTTGGCGCGAGCTCCTCCTCCACCCCACGCCCGCCGTTCGCCACATCCTGATGTGCGGCGTGGGGATACACTTCTTCCAGCAGGCGAGCGGGATCGACTCCGTGGTGCTTTACAGCCCGGATATATTCGAGAAGGCGGGGATTAAGAAAGATACGGATAAGCTACTCGCGACGATGGCTGTCGGATTCACCAAAACGATGTTCATCTTGGTGGCAACGTTTATGTTGGACAAGATAGGGCGTCGACCGTTGCTTCTATCGAGTGTGGCGGGAATGATTTTGAGCCTGGTGGGCCTCGCCACTGGGCTGACTATTATTTCGAACTCGGACCATAGAATGATTTGGGCCATAGCTTTGTGTATAGGCTCGGTTTTAGCTTATGTGGCCCTTTTCTCGATCGGGATGGGCCCAATCACATGGGTTTACAGCTCGGAGATTTTCCCTTTAAAGTTGAGGGCCCAAGGGTGCAGTATGGGGGTAGCAGTGAATCGGGTCACCAGTGGTGTGATTTCAATGACATTTTTATCCTTGAGCCACGCTGTGACTATTGGAGGGGCATTCTTTTTGTATGCGGGGATCGCATGCCTGGCATGGGTGTTCTTTTACACCTTACTCCCCGAGACTCGAGGGAAAACACTGGAGGAAATGGAGTCGTTGTTCGGGACTTTCTTCCGGTGGAGGACGACGAGGAGGGCATTAAATCAAAAGAAAGACGAGGCTAACGGACAAATTCAGATGGAGAATAGTTATCAGAAATAG
- the LOC140810837 gene encoding deSI-like protein At4g17486, with product MKSKFKVGWRSIIPLNMQRESASSFCVFPRVEFENCNSGQAPVYLNVYDLTPLNAYFCWAGIGVFHSGLEVHGVEYAFGALDYPTSGIFEVEPRHCPGFRFRKSIYMGTTYLNPHQVREFLKYQSRKYYGDTYHLIVKNCNHFSEDICHQLTRNRIPKWVNRLARMGSLCNCILPGSRKTTMSPDDGNDQGSEWENKSLRRSSVNCISSISMHQAEREVTISSIFLHLHYKDCLPPLDLKKETSFKV from the exons ATGAAGTCGAAATTCAAAGTTGGGTGGCGATCTATCATTCCTCTGAATATGCAACGCGAGTCTGCCTCGAGCTTTTGCGTGTTCCCTCGTGTGGAGTTTGAAAACTGCAATTCTGGCCAAGCTCCAGTGTATCTAAACGTATACGACTTAACGCCCTTGAACGCATATTTCTGTTGGGCTGGCATTGGCGTCTTTCACTCTGGCTTAGAAG TGCACGGGGTCGAATATGCATTTGGAGCACTTGACTATCCCACAAGTGGTATCTTTGAAGTTGAGCCTAGGCATTGTCCTGGATTTAGATTTCGGAAGTCGATTTACATGGGAACAACGTACTTGAATCCGCATCAAGTCAGGGAATTCTTGAAATACCAATCAAGAAAATACTATGGTGATACTTATCACTTGATTGTGAAGAACTGCAACCATTTCTCCGAGGACATATGCCACCAGCTGACAAGAAACCGGATCCCGAAATGGGTTAATCGCCTTGCAAGAATGG GTTCATTATGCAACTGTATACTTCCGGGGTCGCGTAAAACGACTATGTCGCCTGATGATGGGAATGATCAAGGCTCGGAGTGGGAGAATAAGAGTTTAAGAAGAAGCTCTGTGAACTGCATCTCTTCAATTTCCATGCACCAGGCAGAAAGAGAAGTAACAATATCATCAATCTTCTTGCATTTACATTACAAAGATTGCCTGCCTCCTTTAGATTTGAAGAAAGAAACCTCTTTTAAGGTTTAG